One part of the Tachysurus fulvidraco isolate hzauxx_2018 chromosome 23, HZAU_PFXX_2.0, whole genome shotgun sequence genome encodes these proteins:
- the pard6b gene encoding partitioning defective 6 homolog beta, producing MNKNHRVPSNQSLSSVEVKSKFGAEFRRFSLDRSKPGRFDEFYGLLQHVHRIPNVELLVGYADIHGDLLPINNDDNYHKAITTATPLLRLFLQRKEEADYSTFGTNSLTRKKPPLAAVLLRPDAGRKKPAVVISLPRDFRPVSSIIDVDVLPETHRRVRLYKHGQEKPLGFYIRDGSSVRVTPHGLEKAPGIFISRLVPGGLAESTGLLAVNDEVLEVNGIEVAGKSLDQVTDMMIANSHNLIITVKPANQRNNVVRQNNSGAASGSSGRSSDSGASYYSYTTPAVMATTPAHIIQNFHPEEVDSDEDDEDLVIEAGGDSRLASSSGAEATSISMSTLPRYRPHLDLRNSNGTFQPTVMSSTSMGSPRSHDRGVHTRSLEEDGTVITL from the exons ATGAACAAAAACCACCGAGTGCCGAGCAACCAATCTCTGAGCTCCGTGGAGGTGAAGAGCAAG TTTGGAGCAGAGTTCCGCCGCTTCTCTCTTGACCGCTCCAAACCAGGCCGCTTCGATGAGTTCTACGGCCTTCTGCAGCATGTGCACCGAATCCCCAACGTGGAGCTGCTGGTGGGCTATGCTGACATCCACGGGGACCTGTTGCCAATTAACAATGACGACAACTACCACAAGGCTATCACCACGGCGACACCCCTGCTCCGCCTCTTCCTGCAAAGGAAAG AGGAGGCAGACTACTCTACATTTGGCACAAACTCTTTGACACGAAAGAAACCTCCACTCGCTGCAGTGCTCCTGCGCCCTGACGCAGGAAGGAAGAAGCCAGCAGTAGTCATCAGCCTGCCCCGAGACTTCCGTCCCGTTTCGTCCATTATCGACGTAGACGTGCTGCCTGAGACGCACCGGCGTGTGCGCCTTTACAAACACGGCCAGGAAAAGCCGCTGGGCTTCTACATCCGAGATGGATCAAGCGTGCGTGTCACGCCACACGGCCTGGAGAAAGCACCCGGCATCTTCATCTCACGTCTGGTGCCTGGTGGCCTTGCCGAGAGCACGGGTCTCCTTGCGGTCAACGATGAGGTACTTGAGGTGAACGGTATCGAGGTGGCCGGGAAGTCTCTGGATCAGGTCACAGACATGATGATAGCAAACAGCCACAACCTCATCATTACTGTGAAACCAGCAAACCAACGCAACAATGTGGTGCGCCAAAACAACAGTGGAGCTGCGTCAGGTAGCTCGGGTCGATCCTCCGACAGTGGAGCCAGCTACTACAGCTACACGACGCCGGCTGTCATGGCGACAACACCTGCACACATCATCCAGAACTTCCATCCTGAGGAAGTGGACAGCGATGAGGATGACGAAGACTTGGTGATCGAGGCAGGGGGTGACAGCAGGCTTGCCTCTAGTTCAGGCGCAGAGGCTACTAGCATCAGCATGTCCACCCTTCCAAGGTACAGGCCTCACCTTGACCTCCGAAACTCCAACGGGACCTTTCAGCCTACTGTTATGAGCAGCACCAGCATGGGGTCACCGAGGAGCCATGACAGAGGTGTGCATACACGGAGCCTGGAAGAGGATGGCACAGTGATTACACTCTAG
- the fkbpl gene encoding FK506-binding protein-like: protein MATEVTSESSWISVSPSGLWEVHRRWKGERKRGDDTPLLGSVCRIRVRLKNHTEDNTQPVSVDEAVLEVSDSSVQVTEYPRSQDSVLQVPLGRWILLCVGEGQCDIIEGCLEGMRVGETCEFTVRAHQQHVKMTPSDIHDVGIEKTGEEQERKSECFSLQLHSFTSGKESWQMLPTEKWTWVLSHKQRGSQRFSNGDIWGAMHSYCCAVKLLITLKRHTKGKDGVPNVDGSQEPNACDKESELNRETVAKSTQILTEEYRTMKAELHTNLSLCQLRLGQPAKARDSSSKATALDPANIKGWYRLGQACLQLEDFEEARHAFGKVLELQPGSTSAQNALKQVNAKAKEFDNKLGQRLSKMFS, encoded by the exons ATGGCCACGGAAGTGACGAGTGAAAGCTCATGGATATCAGTGAGTCCTAGTGGTCTTTGGGAGGTGCACAGAAGGTGGAAAGGGGAGAGAAAGCGAGGAGACGACACACCTCTATTAGGGTCTGTATGCAGAATCAGAGTGCGTCTGAAGAACCACACAGAAGATAATACCCAGCCTGTTAGCGTGGATGAAGCTGTGCTGGAAGTTAGTGACAGTTCTGTGCAGGTTACAGAGTATCCACGCTCACAAGATTCAGTGCTCCAGGTTCCACTGGGCAGGTGGATTTTGCTGTGTGTTGGGGAGGGACAGTGTGACATTATAGAGGGCTGTTTGGAGGGAATGAGAGTTGGAGAGACCTGTGAG TTCACAGTTAGGGCCCATCAACAGCATGTGAAAATGACACCCAGTGATATTCATGATGTTGGGATAGAGAAGACAGGAGAGgagcaagagagaaaaagtgagtgTTTTTCTCTGCAGCTCCACTCATTCACTTCAGGGAAGGAGTCCTGGCAGATGCTCCCTACAGAGAAGTGGACCTGGGTGCTGTCTCACAAGCAGCGGGGCAGCCAGCGCTTCAGCAACGGAGACATTTGGGGAGCAATGCATTCTTACTGCTGTGCTGTTAAGCTGCTCATTACTCTAAAGAGACATACCAAAGGGAAAGATGGGGTTCCAAATGTTGATGGAAGCCAAGAGCCAAATGCCTGCGATAAGGAAAGTGAGTTAAATAGAGAGACAGTGGCAAAAAGCACCCAGATCCTAACTGAGGAGTATAGGACTATGAAAGCAGAACTCCATACTAATCTTTCCCTGTGTCAGCTCAGGCTTGGCCAGCCAGCAAAAGCCAGGGACAGCAGCAGCAAAGCCACTGCACTAGATCCAGCTAACATTAAAGGCTGGTATCGCCTTGGCCAAGCTTGTCTCCAGCTAGAAGACTTTGAAGAAGCACGTCATGCTTTTGGCAAAGTCCTAGAACTCCAGCCAGGTTCTACCTCTGCCCAAAATGCCTTGAAACAAGTAAATGCTAAGGCAAAAGAGTTTGACAATAAGCTTGGGCAAAGGCTGAGCAAAATGTTTTCCTAA
- the LOC113658103 gene encoding 3-beta-hydroxysteroid-Delta(8),Delta(7)-isomerase — MTAETISHPYWPRDLSIPNYTENERSMLEIVTFLFTVSGLLMLLAWTLTGKSMGGGRLSSWRRLALCWFTVCGFIHGVIEGWFSLYYTIIPADQSFLSQLWKEYSKGDSRYVIADNFTVCMETVTACLWGPFSLWIVVAFLYNHSYRFVLQLIVSLGQLYGAVLYFFTEHRDGYMHSEYGHPIYFWFYFVFMNVLWIVIPFTLIMDSWFQLSSTQALSDKTVPKRKMK, encoded by the exons ATGACAGCTGAAACTATAAGTCATCCTTACTGGCCCAGGGATCTGTCCATTCCAAACTACACAGAAAATGAGCGCTCAATGTTAGAGATCGTCACGTTCCTTTTCACTGTGTCAGGATTGTTGATGTTGTTAGCCTGGACTTTGACAGGAAAGAGCATGGGTGGAGGAAGACTGAGTAGCTGGAGAAGGTTAGCACTGTGCTGGTTTACCGTCTGTGGCTTTATCCATGGTGTCATTGAGGGTTGGTTCTCTCTGTACTACACCATCATTCCAGCAGATCAGAGCTTCCTTTCTCAACTTT GGAAGGAATATTCAAAAGGTGATAGCAGATATGTCAT AGCAGATAATTTCACTGTGTGCATGGAGACAGTGACTGCATGTCTATGGGGACCTTTCAGTCTGTGGATTGTTGTGGCCTTCTTGTATAATCATTCCTACAGATTTGTTCTACAGCTCATTGTGTCTCTAG GTCAGCTGTATGGAGCAGTGCTCTATTTCTTCACTGAACACAGAGATGGGTATATGCACAGCGAGTATGGACACCCCATCTATTTCTGGTTCTACTTTGTCTTTATGAATGTCCTATGGATTGTGATCCCATTTACTCTTATCATGGACTCATGGTTTCAGCTGAGTAGCACCCAAGCCTTGTCAGACAAAACAGTTCCCAAACGAAAGATGAAATAG